One Salmo salar chromosome ssa01, Ssal_v3.1, whole genome shotgun sequence DNA window includes the following coding sequences:
- the morn2 gene encoding MORN repeat-containing protein 2 isoform X3 gives MSEEGNLHVSYIFPTGDRYEGECCRSTEGVVVRSGMGKHTSASGVTYTGEWHDDKMNGRGTLEYPSGALYEGDFKDNMYHGTGTYSFSDGTKYCGSFSKNRLEGDGEFTDSQGLVWIGGFHNKAAPGLKLKLNM, from the exons ATGTCAG AGGAAGGGAATTTGCATGTATCCTACATTTTCCCAACTGGTGACAGATATG AAGGAGAGTGCTGCAGGTCCACAGAGGGAGTCGTGGTGAGGAGTGGTATGGGCAAACACACCTCAGCCAGTGGTGTCACCTACACTGGAGAGTGGCATGATGACAAG ATGAATGGCAGAGGGACTCTGGAGTATCCCTCTGGGGCCCTGTATGAAGGGGACTTCAAAGACAACATGTATCACGGCACAGGGACATACAGCTTCTCTGACGGGACCAAATACTGCGGCAGCTTCAGCAAGAACAG GTTGGAGGGTGACGGGGAGTTCACCGACTCTCAGGGACTTGTTTGGATTGGAGGCTTCCACAACAAGGCAGCTCCTGGTTTGAAACTTAAACTCAACATGTAA
- the morn2 gene encoding MORN repeat-containing protein 2 isoform X2 codes for MSEKKKGKVTESEEEGNLHVSYIFPTGDRYGECCRSTEGVVVRSGMGKHTSASGVTYTGEWHDDKMNGRGTLEYPSGALYEGDFKDNMYHGTGTYSFSDGTKYCGSFSKNRLEGDGEFTDSQGLVWIGGFHNKAAPGLKLKLNM; via the exons ATGTCAG AGAAGAAAAAAGGAAAGGTCACAGAAAGCGAAG AGGAAGGGAATTTGCATGTATCCTACATTTTCCCAACTGGTGACAGATATG GAGAGTGCTGCAGGTCCACAGAGGGAGTCGTGGTGAGGAGTGGTATGGGCAAACACACCTCAGCCAGTGGTGTCACCTACACTGGAGAGTGGCATGATGACAAG ATGAATGGCAGAGGGACTCTGGAGTATCCCTCTGGGGCCCTGTATGAAGGGGACTTCAAAGACAACATGTATCACGGCACAGGGACATACAGCTTCTCTGACGGGACCAAATACTGCGGCAGCTTCAGCAAGAACAG GTTGGAGGGTGACGGGGAGTTCACCGACTCTCAGGGACTTGTTTGGATTGGAGGCTTCCACAACAAGGCAGCTCCTGGTTTGAAACTTAAACTCAACATGTAA
- the morn2 gene encoding MORN repeat-containing protein 2 isoform X4, whose amino-acid sequence MSEEGNLHVSYIFPTGDRYGECCRSTEGVVVRSGMGKHTSASGVTYTGEWHDDKMNGRGTLEYPSGALYEGDFKDNMYHGTGTYSFSDGTKYCGSFSKNRLEGDGEFTDSQGLVWIGGFHNKAAPGLKLKLNM is encoded by the exons ATGTCAG AGGAAGGGAATTTGCATGTATCCTACATTTTCCCAACTGGTGACAGATATG GAGAGTGCTGCAGGTCCACAGAGGGAGTCGTGGTGAGGAGTGGTATGGGCAAACACACCTCAGCCAGTGGTGTCACCTACACTGGAGAGTGGCATGATGACAAG ATGAATGGCAGAGGGACTCTGGAGTATCCCTCTGGGGCCCTGTATGAAGGGGACTTCAAAGACAACATGTATCACGGCACAGGGACATACAGCTTCTCTGACGGGACCAAATACTGCGGCAGCTTCAGCAAGAACAG GTTGGAGGGTGACGGGGAGTTCACCGACTCTCAGGGACTTGTTTGGATTGGAGGCTTCCACAACAAGGCAGCTCCTGGTTTGAAACTTAAACTCAACATGTAA
- the morn2 gene encoding MORN repeat-containing protein 2 isoform X1: MSEKKKGKVTESEEEGNLHVSYIFPTGDRYEGECCRSTEGVVVRSGMGKHTSASGVTYTGEWHDDKMNGRGTLEYPSGALYEGDFKDNMYHGTGTYSFSDGTKYCGSFSKNRLEGDGEFTDSQGLVWIGGFHNKAAPGLKLKLNM; this comes from the exons ATGTCAG AGAAGAAAAAAGGAAAGGTCACAGAAAGCGAAG AGGAAGGGAATTTGCATGTATCCTACATTTTCCCAACTGGTGACAGATATG AAGGAGAGTGCTGCAGGTCCACAGAGGGAGTCGTGGTGAGGAGTGGTATGGGCAAACACACCTCAGCCAGTGGTGTCACCTACACTGGAGAGTGGCATGATGACAAG ATGAATGGCAGAGGGACTCTGGAGTATCCCTCTGGGGCCCTGTATGAAGGGGACTTCAAAGACAACATGTATCACGGCACAGGGACATACAGCTTCTCTGACGGGACCAAATACTGCGGCAGCTTCAGCAAGAACAG GTTGGAGGGTGACGGGGAGTTCACCGACTCTCAGGGACTTGTTTGGATTGGAGGCTTCCACAACAAGGCAGCTCCTGGTTTGAAACTTAAACTCAACATGTAA